The Setaria italica strain Yugu1 chromosome VIII, Setaria_italica_v2.0, whole genome shotgun sequence genome includes the window GTGCATCTTTCGAGCAGCTTGTTAGTTTCCTTTGTGAGCCCTTATGGCCCGTTTCCTAATTTGTTACAAATAGAATCATTGTGTTCAAGACCACACAAATTGGAGATCCTTCATAATTTCATTATGAAGAAGATGTGTGTGCCTCTGCATTGCTTCAAAGAAATAAGATCGCCGCAAATTGATGGAAAGGCAAGCTGCTTTAAAAAGACTACACTGCTTCGCATTGGGacattggagaaaaagaaaacttggaTGCAATGGCCGGTACTTCGGTTACTGGTTCGTTGCATTGTTTGCTTTCTATACAACGTTGGACATCTTTTAAGACAAAGTCCTAATTATTTAGTTTCCAAGTCCAACACTATTGCAACTGATACCTTAGTTGCCACCGTTTCCTTCTAATGCTACTGTCATGAGATGGCAATACCTCTTGTTGTGATACAATCATTTCTGCTCTAATTTTCCAAGGCTAAAAAATAAGTTCAAAAAACATTAATGACTAGTCTAAAAAAACATTAATGACTGTTCAAACACAAGCCTTTGGAGCCATCTGCGATGGTTAGTGGGCCATCAACCTCTCTATTGGGCCGACAGGCCTGTTGCGGCCTCTCTAAAAAAGAAAGACCTTGTGGATGCTATTGCTTAGTCGCGCGATCACGAAATATTTTAGTAGCGCGCCTCCTTTCTCCTCGATCCATCAAACCGGCCTCGCCGTCAAGAGGTCAACGGGAACCCCGTCGCGCCGGACTTCTCTCGACGTCGCGCGCCGCCGATGGGGTCAGAGGCCTCCGCCGCTGAGGTGGAGCAGCTGCTCCGGTCGCAGATCCCGTTCCAGAGCGACGGCGAGCTCGTCCTGCCGCCGCGCGATGGTGGCGGCGTTGGGCTCGTCCTCGTCGACGTCAGCAACGGCTTCTGCACCGTCGGCGCCGGGAACCTCGTGAGCATCCTCGTCCTTCTACCTCTGTGTCCATGGCCACGAAGCGTGAGCTGTGGAAGCGTCGACCGATCTGCTTCTGGGAAAGGGACGGAACTGAAAGAGATGCCGTCTGCCTCCTTGGTTTTACCGCTATATTTTCTCTTGTTCTCTAGCTTCTCCTTGTTTTGTATTTCTTCTCATCTTCTGTCATGTTGCTTCTCCTTACTTTTCACCCTTTTGTTACAATTAATCCGGAATCCAAACTCTCAGGTTTAGTAATACAAATTAATTTGAACAAGAACATTAATATGTTCCTGCAGCAATAATCCTGCATCTGCATATCCAAACCAACTAGCCACTGTCCGGGTTCATTCCCAGTGAGTAAAATCTCCCAACTTTCTTCATATACCGTGTGGTAGTATGTAGTTACTGTCGCTTATCAGTCTGACAAATTTGTTCTGTTTTAGATTCTAGTGACCAACAGTTTGTGCCTTTCAATTGCAGGCTCCTGCTGCACCAAACAAACAGATAGAAAAGATGGTGGGGGAGGCAGCTAGGCTCGCTAGGCTGTTCTGTGAGAGAAGCTGGCCAATATTTGCATTCCTTGATTGCCATTTTCCAGATAAGCCCGAGCCGCCATTTCCACCTCATTGTATCATTGGTAGCGGGGAGGAGAACTTTGTCCCAGGTTGGTGCTAAACTCTCAATCAGGAAGTGCTTGGTCAGCTTTTGCTCCCAGTCATCTGATTTTTATGTTAGATTCAGATCTTCAGTGAACAATTTATTCTGATAATAATACAGGGGATGATGAACTATAAAACATTGGTTACTTCTAGTAGTAGTGTTTCACAAATTTCAATTCGATGTGCAGCTCTGGAGTGGTTGGAAAATGAGCCAAATGTGGTTATAAAGCGGAAACATTGCATCGATGGCTACATCAGCTCCATAGAGAAGGATGGATCCAGTATCTTTTCTGATTGGGTTGGGAAACATCAGATCAAAACGGTGAGTTTCCGCTTTCACCCAAGGATTTTATAGAAATATATCTACCTATTGTGTATGACTCGTGCAATTGGCTCGATGCAGATCTTGGTGCTGGGAATATGCACAGACATCTGTGTCTTGGATTTTGCAAGCTCAGCTCTTGCTGCTAGAAATATTGGTCGAGTACCTCCATTACAAGACGTTGTGGTTTATTCAGAGGGGTGTGCTACATACAACCTTCCTGTCGAGGTTGCTATGGATGTGAAAGGAGCTGTGGCCCATCCACAGGTATTCAATCACCGTGGCTGTACATCTCAAATCCCATACTCATAAGCTGAACAGGGTTATAAATGAATCTGCGTTACATGATTGACAAATACACTTTTAAAATCTTCAGGTATTTTGCCCCTATCTGTTACAACAAACTGGACATCTGCAATGTTCCAGAAatgttttgaaaaagaaaaatcatagaTATGTGTACTGCAAGAAGAGCTGTAAAATTTCAAGATGAAACTGGGAACTCATTGTCTCCAAACATTAAACCTGGTATTAATGTTTCTATAGTATTAAATGCAGACAATCGTATTTCTTTGATAAATGTCTAATTGTTATAATTCAGTTATTTTCTCTTTCAGCAAAATATGGATCAGTAGAAAGAGCAGGAAACATTTCTGTTTGAGTGACATCTAATTCCATATCCATGGAAACCACTCGTTACATTAGTAGATAAAAATGTTACTTTCTGTCTAAACCAAGAGTTAAGAACCTAATAATCAGTCAACTTACCCTTGTTATGTTGCAGGACCTTATGCATCATATTGGACTTTACATGGCCAAAGGAAGGGGTGCAAAGGTAGTTGATAGGGTAGTCCTCGAACCTTCCTGACTGATGCATGAACTTGTCCTTGTTGCCATATTGCAtatttttatcctttttctCCTTTCTGTCTTTGTGTGTAATAACTGAATATGTGTCTTAGCACATAATCTATAGTGAAGATGAATGAATTTTGTATTTTGGTTGTACAGAGACCCTTGTGATTTCCCTCGTGTTTCTCTCATTTTCATTTCTTcatttccttggcgagttctgcttGCCGTGCTTTAAGCCGATCTATTTTGCTGACGATGTTTGGCCAAGAATTGCTGAGGAAGCTGATCCTGTGATGAAGTTCATCAGCAAGGAGCCTGTGGGATTCTTTCTCTTGGTGCAATTGCTCCCGCGTGGCGCGATCGGCTATGCGTTGTAAAGCCCTTGACACCAGAATCCGCATGCTCTCTATGTATGCTGCAGGAAACAGAGCTTCTTCCGTGTCTTCGGGAACCTAGCCTTTGAGCTCGCAGAGGATTTTGCGTATCGGCTTTGCATCTTTCATCAACTGGCCGATGTTCTGATGGAGAAAGTTCTGCATGCTTTGAAGCTTAATTTTCATGGCATCAGACAAGGATTTAGCAGCCGGTGAGTGCGATAAgatctcttcttcctcatcaagCCCTCCAACCTAGAAGGAGAAGAGAGTGTTGTCGGGGCTGTCTTGAGCCTATGAAAAGTAAACAGAATATAAGCCGATAATGTTAAAATAGAAATCGGCTAAATACGAAAGGTGCTTACCCGCTTCAGTTGGATTTCTCTGGTCCGTGCCGATGGTTCTGCCGCATCCGATGGAGGTTCTTGATGAGTCGGCTCATCAGAGGGCGGTTCGTTCTCTGGAATCGTACTAGTTGAAGAGTCTTTGGTAATTATTGGCTCGTAAAGGGTTGTCGATATTGGGTTCGGGATGATTTCCTGAAAAAAGGGTGTTTTTGATAAAATAAAGTGTATTGAACTAAAGTATGACAGATGATCCTTTACCTCTTATGCCAATGCAACTAATGGTTCAAGAGGGTCGCCCGATGCATCTGGGTTAGCCTGTATAGAGGATCGGCCGAGTTCAGCGATGAAGGTTACAAAGATTAAAGCAAAACATACTTGGTTACCTCGGTTGGTGCAGTTGTGACAGGTGCAGTCTCTAGCATGTCCTCGGCATGAGTTGTGACATTCTGGAGATGCTGTTACAGGTTGCTCCTGTGTGGATTGTGTAGACAGTTGAAAGAAGCAAAGTTAGCATCGGTAAGGTATATAATGAGTTTGAAAGCAATGAGATTACCTGGATAGCCTCTATCAAGAGTGATGCTGTTGCCGATGCTATTTCCATCAGAACGGCCGTTTGGGGTGCCGCTGCTGCTGTCGAATCAGTCTCTTGGGCTGACGTTGCTACCGGCGGATCAGTTGCCTGAGCCGATGTTGAGCCCTTTTGAAGGCGCTTCTTGCGGGTAGTCTTCTCGAGGGTGGAGACTTTGCGCTTTCGGCCTGTGGCTATGTCCATAAAGGATGGTGCACCGTGGCCGATGTGAGGATCGGCTGATGAAGGGGCGTAGGCAATCGGTTTGTTGCTTTGGCTAACAGTTGGAGGTGTAAAGTCAATACCCTTCAAGGGGGAGATGTATTAGTAAGAAGAAAATATCTATGAAAAAAGAAGACTCAGTGAAATCGGTAGTAATTACCCCTCCGTCAGGATCATTGAAGTCTGGGTCAAACCTCCTGTAGTATATCCCTGTCGCCACGCAGAAGAGGTGATTCTTCCATTCTTTCCACCACCACTTGAATTGTTTAATGGTGAAGGTGGCTGCTATCCATGATTCTAAATTGATGGTGCTGGTCCGGGACCAAGTTGCTGAGTCTGTTATATTCAAGACCGCTGGAAAGTTTCACACGGGGTTTCACAAGATCGGCGAAATAAGGTCTTATCGGCAATGTCCAAAGCCGAGTTGACGAGCTGCTGCCGATGGGTGATAAAATTTGTATGTCGGATATTGACCTTACTGGCAAAGAAGTTAGCTGGGAGGATTCCAGGCTTGATGATCGCCTCTAAGACTTCTCCGTTAAAGGTGCATGAGACGAAGTCGAAACAATCTGGCAGCTCAAAAATAGGGACTTCAGTGTGATAAGTGTACCAGATGGTAGCCCCTTTGGTGAGTTCGTTGTAACAACACTTGAAGGCCTTGGCTGCCGTGGAAGGGGTGAGTTTACTACCAGGGATAGCCGAtactgcttcaccataagacatgcatcggcgggtTGCAGCTGGTTCTTTCTCTGGCTGATCTTTGGGAAA containing:
- the LOC101761714 gene encoding nicotinamidase 1; translated protein: MGSEASAAEVEQLLRSQIPFQSDGELVLPPRDGGGVGLVLVDVSNGFCTVGAGNLAPAAPNKQIEKMVGEAARLARLFCERSWPIFAFLDCHFPDKPEPPFPPHCIIGSGEENFVPALEWLENEPNVVIKRKHCIDGYISSIEKDGSSIFSDWVGKHQIKTILVLGICTDICVLDFASSALAARNIGRVPPLQDVVVYSEGCATYNLPVEVAMDVKGAVAHPQDLMHHIGLYMAKGRGAKVVDRVVLEPS